Part of the Verrucomicrobiia bacterium genome, GCTCATTGCCCACGCTGCGGCTATACCAAACCAGCTTGGAATTTTTCTCCGTCGGATTTCGCCAAGTCGGCTGGCCATTCTTCAACCGCTCTTCGACAATTTTTTTAGCTTCGCCGAGCATCTGCGGAATGTCCTCGAACGAATGCAACCCATCGCTGATAAAAAACGGTACCATCACGATATTCCGCGTCGCCGCCAGTTTATAGCAATCACCGATGCGCGGATCCTCCTCCATGAATGAAGGCTGAACGTCCGCATAAATGTCCCGCGCCCGGATCAACTCGACTTGCCGCTCGATGGCCTTGCGCGAATTCTCGTTATTTCCCGTGCCGTGACCGGCAATAAACAACGTCGTCTCCCTGGGCTTCGGCACGCGTGGAAACGGATACTTCTCCACGACCTCGCGCGCCCGGCTCAGGATAACTTCCGTCATGCTCGCGTGCGTGCCGACCGGGCCGCAATAATATATCTGCTGAGCGCCGCGTTGTTGCACGCGGGAAAAGTCCGATTGGCCATTCTCGCACAGCCCGAGTTCGCGCGGAATCACCTGCTCGGTGAAATAGCCTTCGCTGATAAAAAGTGGCACGACAAATACTCGCGGCGCAAAAACCCCACGCAATACCCCGGTGATGCCCGGTTCCAATTTCCAAAAACATTCGATCACCTGCCCGAAGATTTCCCCGCGCCGCAGTTCATCCGCATGCTGATAAGTCGGCGCGCTCGAATCCGCGTTCAACGTCGAGCCATGCCCGACCAGCACCAGCGCCGCGTCGGATAATTCATCTTTGCTCATGACAAATCGTTGCCTATGCCGAGAAAATCCGCAAGCGCGGTTAAACAAAACCATCCGCTCCGCGACCGGAATTCAAA contains:
- a CDS encoding CbiX/SirB N-terminal domain-containing protein, giving the protein MSKDELSDAALVLVGHGSTLNADSSAPTYQHADELRRGEIFGQVIECFWKLEPGITGVLRGVFAPRVFVVPLFISEGYFTEQVIPRELGLCENGQSDFSRVQQRGAQQIYYCGPVGTHASMTEVILSRAREVVEKYPFPRVPKPRETTLFIAGHGTGNNENSRKAIERQVELIRARDIYADVQPSFMEEDPRIGDCYKLAATRNIVMVPFFISDGLHSFEDIPQMLGEAKKIVEERLKNGQPTWRNPTEKNSKLVWYSRSVGNEPHIADVILERVREMARSAPVAA